A genome region from Hevea brasiliensis isolate MT/VB/25A 57/8 chromosome 9, ASM3005281v1, whole genome shotgun sequence includes the following:
- the LOC110655037 gene encoding auxin-responsive protein SAUR36, translating into MRKIRGFKIGKRVVRISKWIFRRTRSPSSYNRLCSPVQTCRPKPLAKLINWGRRLTAGAKSLCSAKPGLGYIPVGEDPIQEKSVKVPKGHLAIYVGQKDGDFHRILVPVIYINHPLFGELLREAEYEYGFNQQGGITIPCRYSEFESVQTRIASVSGGRKLAWKRSHD; encoded by the coding sequence ATGAGAAAGATAAGAGGCTTCAAGATTGGAAAACGGGTGGTCAGGATCTCCAAATGGATCTTCCGACGGACCCGTAGCCCATCCAGTTACAATCGGCTATGCTCACCGGTACAAACATGCAGGCCCAAGCCCCTAGCGAAGCTTATCAACTGGGGTCGCCGCTTGACAGCAGGAGCAAAATCACTATGTTCCGCGAAACCCGGGTTGGGTTACATCCCTGTGGGCGAGGATCCTATTCAGGAAAAATCGGTGAAAGTGCCAAAGGGACATTTGGCGATCTATGTGGGGCAAAAGGATGGCGATTTCCACAGAATTTTGGTGCCCGTGATTTACATTAACCATCCACTGTTTGGCGAGCTATTGAGAGAAGCAGAATATGAGTATGGGTTCAATCAACAAGGTGGGATCACGATTCCCTGCCGATATTCGGAGTTTGAGAGCGTCCAAACCCGGATCGCATCAGTGTCGGGTGGGCGTAAGCTGGCGTGGAAACGCAGCCATGATTGA